The Syntrophobotulus glycolicus DSM 8271 DNA window GAAACCACCCGATCGCATCAGTAAATATCGCTGGCATAATAAGAAGTGTTTGTGTTGACGAATATCAGGATACAAACGAACTACAATATCAAATTATCGGGATTCTGACAAAAACTAATAATAGGATTAAGGTAATGTTTGTCGGAGATACAGATCAAGCAATTTACACGAGCCTAGGGGGTATTGCTAAAAGCATCAAAGAAATCGAAGAAATAACAGCCTTGAGGTTTACAAGAGAAACCTTAAACGGATGTTATCGTTCTACGCAAAGAGTCATTGATTATTATTCTTATTTTCAAAAGGAATCTTATAAAATTATTAGTCTTGCTACTCACGCAGAATTGAAAGGGATTATTTATTTAAACACATCTATTCATAAAGACGATATCTATGATTGTATTGCAGAACTCATCCGACATAAAATCGATCAAAACGTTCTTCCAGAAGAGATATGCGTAATTGCTCCGCAATGGTTTTTACTCTATCCCTTAAGCAGAAAATTACGAGAGCTCTTACCAGATATATCATTTGATGCTCCAGATATATCTCCCATCAAAGCAGACGATATGAATGTCTTTTATAAACTGGCACGACTAATATTCACAGAGCCAGGAAAAAAGGTCCCTCGCCGAAAGAGAATAGCTACTGAGATAATTAAAGTTTTATCAGAAGAATATAATATTTTGCTTAATGAGCATATTGACTGTTTTTGGATATTGCAAAAAATCAATAGTATACATCCAAATGCAGGTAATGGCGTTGACTACTACAAACATGTTATAGAAGAACTTTTTTCTTCCTGTGGCATCAATAGAGAGGATAACTCATCACTGTATTCTCTATATGATAACTTTATTGGCAAAACAGAAGAAAGGATAAAAAGACATTCCCTTTCAGATGATCTATCTGCTTTTTATAAGATGTTCAGAGAAAAAACCGGCGTGGTAATTACTACTTGCCATAAAATCAAAGGTGAAGAATACAATACGGTAATTGCTTTTGGAATTTTTTACGGAATGATCCCCCATTGGGATTCGATTTTCAGCCCGGTAATTTCAGAAGTTAACGAAGCGAAAAAAATGTTATATGTTATAGCATCCAGAGCGAAAGAATCATTGTATTTATTTGCTGAGCAGGGGCGAACAACAAGTAATGGGGCGGTGTATGCATTAACGGATATTTTGAAAACATACTCATATGATTACGATACTTAAAAATCTCACCTATTCATATATACAAAATGTGGATGTTACAATAAATATTAATAGGAGAGAACCGATGAATAAACACATACTGACCATATCAAATAATATTAAAGAAGATGATTGCCTATTCAGATATATTTCTTTGGCACAATTTATTTCCATGATAGAGAATAGAAAATTGTTTCTTAGAAAAGTTAAATTGTGGGACGATCCATGGGAAGCACCAGATGATCAGCTTCCTTTAATAAGTGATGACGGTACGGAAATTTATTCAGAATCCTTGTTAGCTGCATCTACAGTTGGTCAATGCTGGACATATGAGAAAGATTCTGATGCAATGTGGAGGATATATTCCGGAGATAGACAAGGGATAATGATAGAAACAATTGCCAAAAATTTTGCTTCCATCGATAATCTGAGAAAAGCAGTACTATCAAAAGTTATCTATTATAATACCGGCAATTATATTGATTGTAGAAGAGAAGTTGAAAATAATCCAAGCTATTCTTTTGCTGGTGACATGGTATTAAAAAGAGAAACATTTAAACACGAAAATGAAGTTCGGTTACTCGTATGCTTACAAGCATACCCAAAAGAAATAGATCATATATGGGATATACCTATTGTTGGGTTTGGAATTGAACCAGAAATTTTTATTAAAAGTATTACCTTTGATCCGCGTGCTGATGATTGGTATGTAGAGACGATGAAAAAATATTGCTTTTCTAAAAACTTAAATTGTCCTATTGAAAAATCCACATTATATAAAAAGGATTTTTTTGCATCTGCAAATATTGTAAGGAAATATGAATTAGTCAAATAAAGAGGAGTATTTTTATAAACATTCCTTTATGAGAATAACATATGTGCTAATTTCCCATTATCCATTATATATATTTGAGAAGGAATAATACTATGTATAATTATGAATTAACAAAAATACAATCTGAAGTTGTTTCTAAGACAATGCAAGCACTGCATATGGCTGAGCTTGAAAATCATAAAAAAATCGGTATTATTTCAATGGTGACAGGTAGCGGAAAAACGGTATGTATACTTCAAATCGCAGCTGAAATGATACATGAGGGAAAAACTGTTTTATTACTATCTGATAGAGCAGT harbors:
- a CDS encoding DUF2971 domain-containing protein, with the protein product MNKHILTISNNIKEDDCLFRYISLAQFISMIENRKLFLRKVKLWDDPWEAPDDQLPLISDDGTEIYSESLLAASTVGQCWTYEKDSDAMWRIYSGDRQGIMIETIAKNFASIDNLRKAVLSKVIYYNTGNYIDCRREVENNPSYSFAGDMVLKRETFKHENEVRLLVCLQAYPKEIDHIWDIPIVGFGIEPEIFIKSITFDPRADDWYVETMKKYCFSKNLNCPIEKSTLYKKDFFASANIVRKYELVK
- a CDS encoding UvrD-helicase domain-containing protein → MNEDLELLLDKLNEQQKTIVMSNDNILVTACPGSGKTRVLTYKLAYTALSNPHSNRKIIAITYTNRAADEIKDRLELLDIDQSAIWAGTIHQFCLEYIIYPYAMSLPRLCKGFTIIDEYVHDQYIQQILDKFSINIPSYQKSKIITMLNNDMEIIETQFPQVVKGYHDLLIQNKEIDFDLILSLSYQILRNHPIASVNIAGIIRSVCVDEYQDTNELQYQIIGILTKTNNRIKVMFVGDTDQAIYTSLGGIAKSIKEIEEITALRFTRETLNGCYRSTQRVIDYYSYFQKESYKIISLATHAELKGIIYLNTSIHKDDIYDCIAELIRHKIDQNVLPEEICVIAPQWFLLYPLSRKLRELLPDISFDAPDISPIKADDMNVFYKLARLIFTEPGKKVPRRKRIATEIIKVLSEEYNILLNEHIDCFWILQKINSIHPNAGNGVDYYKHVIEELFSSCGINREDNSSLYSLYDNFIGKTEERIKRHSLSDDLSAFYKMFREKTGVVITTCHKIKGEEYNTVIAFGIFYGMIPHWDSIFSPVISEVNEAKKMLYVIASRAKESLYLFAEQGRTTSNGAVYALTDILKTYSYDYDT